GGTGTGGTTATTGATGCAAAGATAAGTTATGAAAAATTTGTACAACTAAGAACAATTTCAAAGTCAATGgtgtttttagtattttactCAAAAAATTTTGCAAAAATGGGAAACCCGGCATTGCAAGGCTGGCATTGGGTTGCCGGTCTTGCATGATTTCGTAAAAGCTGGTATTACAAATATCGGGTTTCCCAATTTTGAAAAGGTTTTTGAGTAAAATATTACAACACCATTAACTTTGAAATTGTTCATAGCGGTATAAATTTTCCATAAGTTATGGGgagtgatatttatacaacaaaatttagtcatctacaacaaaagtACAAACTATATTACGCAGTGTACAATTGTATTACGCAGGATTTGTTGTAAATGGCTAAAATTTGTCGTAGCAATATCACTTTCCAATTCCCATAAGTTATAGAGTAGATCAGTAGACTTAAAAAATGCCCCTAAATCAGTTGTGCACTTTTCATAATTTTATCTAAAAAGTgccaaataattaataattctaCACAATTGCTGACTAGGATTAACTTTGTACGTGGTCGTGGTCTCCTGTCACAATGGTGCACGTTTCATAAATTTATGTACCTTTTTAGATGCGTACATAACTACATATCCTTTATGCattatttcatatatttaattgtGATAGATTACGTAAGCAGTGACATGACGTTGAGGAACAAGTTCAAAGTTGTtcttttaaaaatcatttttgcttTTCAAAATTAGCAGCTCGTTCATAAAAAAGACCCTTTGCACAAATGcacaataatatatttatttccaTACCTACCTTGACAAAATAATAGTACTTGgaaacaaaataattattatatgaagACCGGGTGAGTGAGACGTACGTATATATAGAAAGatgtacacacacacacataaaaatttcaaaaaatctaTTTAGTTATGGTTTAATTTCTAATTAATTGAAGTAGTAGTAGTACTTACCGACTTTGCGATCATCGTAGGCGGCGTGGACCGATGATGATGGTATGATAATTAGTACcgaacataataatataattatacatacaaGATTTGCGAGGAGGTTCATGGAGGTGTTGTTGTTTTAAACAGACAGAGAGTCCAATTACTTAAGATATGTGTATCGGCGAATTTGATGGCGTGATTTTTGTTGTGTGTGAGATAGCTAGATAGatattagtatattaataattagatatatatatagagaaagaagGAGAATCAATGGAGGGAAGCAGGATGAAATTGAAGATGCTactgatattattattattattatatatactcgtTGCAAGCaagttttcaaagaaaataaaataaaatgtagcCGCCAAGCCCCACCGATTATGCTATTATTGATTTGACTTTCTTTTAATGGCGGATTTCATATTATTCAACTGCTTTCCGGATTTTGTTGGTGTCAAAAATGTGACTTCCAGTAGACAAAGACATCTTCAAACCGATTTGATAcgattcaactttttttttttttttttataaatataatgaccGCCCTACGGTTGtcacaattttcatgtaaaaaataatcattggttatgcttgatttgaaaagttttcaaaggttttcgcaaaaaaaatttcttaaaataactatatatatatatatatatcatgtgcATCCACTTTATAAAGGAGTTATGCATCCATTTTATAATAGCGGATTGAAGTTGTGCATCCAATTCATAAAGGAGTATCGCATCCATATTATAGTGAATTGAAGTTGTGCATCCATTTTATAAAGGAGATGTGCATCCAATATAAAAGTCATTTTCGTAAGTTTGAGAATTGCTCTGCAACAAAGTTTATTTTTGCATCCCTCTGGTAGACTGCTTACATCCAATGTATTAATGAGAAAAACCCATACACAATTACTTATTTGTTTTAaacacacgcacacacacacatatatatatatatatatatattaatacgCATATACATACActgatttataaaatttaaaaaggcaGTTAACTTTATATAATCTAAAACTGATtggtaaaaaattataaattaattatatttttcaattgTCTGTATTACCCTTTTTAATGATTGATGATTTGGAAGTTTCATATTGGTTCTTacatgttcttattttaatcttGTTCTTATTGGATGGCTCTcctatcactatatatatatatatatttaaaacaaatcTTGATTTTATCTAATTTGTTTTTCTAGGATTGTGTTATATGTAAAAAGGGTTTTGGCGGGGCACTTTTGGGAGTTCCAAATGCCAAATTCTCTAGAAATGGAAAAGATGAGAAAATACTCGCGGTGTATTGGCTTGCTGTTTTTTAGTAgtggattatttttttttttaacgacgtGTTAGTTTATTAGCAGCTCGAACCTTAGCAGTAACATCCAAGCGAACATTATGCTAGCATTGGGAATTGAGATTCGATCCCTGGTCTTCCAGCCAACATCCTCTCCTCTAGAACCCTAAAGAGGGTCATGGGTGACCACTTAATCTAAGACCAAGTGGTTAGTATTGAATGATATATTGGACGTTACAAAAACAAggtcatatttatttctttttataaacatCTATTTATCTTAGACGGATGCTCACACGATGTGGCGGCGATGGTGGTAACGACGAATGTGTGCCAACAGCAGCAGTGGTGGCGGCGATATGCAACAGTGACGGTGGTGGTAgcgtggtggtgaatgtaaattaataaatgtaagagggattaattaatatgattatttAAGGGTTTGAAAATATATGTTCACGTTATTTCgttaagagtattatagatatataggtGAAGATGTTTAGactagtgaataaaaaagatggataatatggtcatttcaaattcttaattatttaaagagagagtagttttctttatatataagcatagatatagatataaaagtataaaaatagaaagtatagatatagatccaGATATAGATTTTGGCATACCACAAAGGGTATGAAGTAATGATGTCTAGATAGGGCATTGGCTATTGCGTGTTTATGCTTGGTCGTTGTAGGACACCAAAACTTATATGCTGGGTATATATAATGCATGAATAGGTGTGAAATACCTTTATACCccaaaaaaaacgaaaaaaagtAACAACTCATGAATATACTACTTAAGCCCCCTTTCCTAGTTAATAATAAGGAACAAAAATATAGTAGAATGTTGGTATGTCATTCAATTAAGGGCTCACATTTTATCCTATTATTGCATTAATAATCATATAGCAATAGCAAAAACATACTCCATTACATGAAAGCTTGTCTACGGAGACAAGTACAATTACAAGGAGTTTAAGATGTGAAATGACATCTTCAACACACTTTATTTAGATTGTGATGGACCTTTTCAAACCTTTTCATCTCTCTTTTAGTACATGGTTCGGTTTTTACAGGCTTTAATGGTATGTTTAAATACACTTGCGAAACCAGTCCACAAGATCCTGATGAGCCTCTTTTGCTAATTTCACCACAGCTGCATCTTCATCGTTATATCGCACGGTCCAACCATGTGTTACACCAGGATATATCTTCACAAAGCAATCAACCTGCATACCCATTAACCAGACATATTTAAAGTTAGACATGGAAATGAGAGGTAGTAATTTATGATTAGATCCTGTGTGCCTTGATTAGAAGTTCTTAAGAAAATTGGATGATAAAGTTCAAGGTTGAAGACAAAACATACACTTCACAGTAGCAAGCCTAAAAGAAATTACCTCGGATTTGGCTACTAGAGCAGCCTCAAATTCTTTGATTAATTCTGGTGGAGATCGTTGATCGATCTCAGCACCTAGTATCCCAATAGGAACTTTAACACCTAGGATCATCAAACACAAAAACTGTTCAGAAAGGTCTGATGTCATATTTctgaacataaaaaaaaaacaaagaaagacCGGCCACATTGTAATTCTGAAAGTCAAGTAAATAACTCTTAGGTTCAAACCAGATTTATTCCATTCGGATTATCCAAAAACTGATGGGATATCTTCCCTGGTATACAGGGATTACAACAGATGATTGAACAAATGAAATAATTCTGAATTTCTGACAGAAAAAAACCGTGCGACTATGTTGTTGAATACATACTAGGTTAGTCTTAAGAAGTCCAACATGTACCCCTTTAAAGAAAATGAAGCATACCCTTGATATCTTCTAAAGTGACAAGTGAAGGATGCAAAAGTGCAGCAACTTGTACATCAGCATCCTTTGCTAGCTCTACAACGACCTTGGCTGTTGAAGTCATTTCGTACAATCGAGTCATCCAACTAGAATTGAAGTACTGTAATAgtaaaggtggcaaaatggtTGGGCCGGGCAGGTTAGGTCATTGTTGTCCACATTCTTATTTTATAGAAATTACAATCAGTAGCAGTCTAGTCTGCAATTACAATCCGTAATAGTCTAATCTTCTAGATTAAATAtgttaggaggttttatgcattataaATACACTTTGAGCAACTTTCAAGCTTTTGGAAAAACTTTTTATACTTTATCCGTTAGAGCTGTTAGACACAAAGTTAATCTGATCAACCCATTCATAactaaatgggttgaaattcgAAGTTATAATCTAATAGAGTTGTTCCGAAGGATTCTTACCACCCCAGCAAAAACCTGCAGCCCCAACTTTGGATATACCCTTTTCTTTGAGAGCATGGATAAGCGGCTTCACATGTCCAACTGCTTGCTCCTAAAGGACGGAAAAGTAGTAAAGAGTTATAATGATTACTATTCCtagtattttcttttaacttcgAAGTATATATCATGTATTTATAGGAAAGGTATTGATAGCTTTTGAAGTAAATAAAACTCGACCTTAAAAAGTCGAACTCGCCTCCTCATTCACGTATTGATGAGATGATAAATTTAATTGATAACAAGATGCGAATAAGAAAGATAACTAACCGGTGCATGATTACTTAGCCATTCCTGTATGTTACTTTCAGGAGTCAAGGGGTCACCATGCAAGAGATCGGGTACAACAACATAATATCCAGCAGATGCAACTTTGTCTGCAAGTTTCCTGCAACAATGGGATAATTTGAACACTATATCACAGTCTTGATGTTTATTAAGAGAGATAGGATCCCTGCAGATTACATCACGGGTCTTGCTGGCTGCACAAATCATTTCCCTCTAATAAGTCCACCCATTCCAGAATCAGAAATAAACTTTGACCTTTGGAAGTCAATACCCAGAATTCCTTTTATGCAGTTTTAGATAGAATTATCTAACTTTAGAAAACGGAACTAAAACCATTGTCAACAATCTAAAAGGTGCAGGGTTATTGTTGATACAACATCGGGTTTAACATTTCTAACAAAGATTTAAACGATCAAAACACATTTCTTATTTCAGAACACTGTCAAaagtaaagtttttttttgttcttggtATGAAATATACCTTAACTTTGGCGCCCCATAACCTGCACAGAAATACGAAACACAAATCAATTAAAACATGATCATTTTGACAACAATCATATAAAATATTCTAACTTTAGTAAATGCAGCTCTTGTAGTCTCGTTTGGCCACGTTTGGAAGAGCTTTTATTTAGTTCAAGTTTGTGCGGCGGGGAAGTCTTAGCCGGCCAAAGGTCAGACCTCATTCTATTTCAAAGGCTAAAGGTCGGACACCATGATTaccaaaatttaagtttaaactCTTACTATTGACCTCTTATAAACCGGTTAAAATGATGTCGGTTGGCAAGGTGGCAGCTGTATCCAAGTCTTAGCAAATAACGTTACAAACTTACGACAATCAGAAAGTTACTAATTACCATATGAAAGGTCATAATATATACAGCAgcaaatattaaaagttataaaaaaaaaaaaccctttta
The sequence above is drawn from the Erigeron canadensis isolate Cc75 chromosome 4, C_canadensis_v1, whole genome shotgun sequence genome and encodes:
- the LOC122595766 gene encoding endo-1,3;1,4-beta-D-glucanase-like — protein: MSGPQCCENPPAASSCGESGEVLQIASLNTYVTGNSDLKSAVVLVSDVFGYGAPKLRKLADKVASAGYYVVVPDLLHGDPLTPESNIQEWLSNHAPEQAVGHVKPLIHALKEKGISKVGAAGFCWGAKVVVELAKDADVQVAALLHPSLVTLEDIKGVKVPIGILGAEIDQRSPPELIKEFEAALVAKSEVDCFVKIYPGVTHGWTVRYNDEDAAVVKLAKEAHQDLVDWFRKCI